A genomic stretch from Prionailurus bengalensis isolate Pbe53 chromosome E2, Fcat_Pben_1.1_paternal_pri, whole genome shotgun sequence includes:
- the CADM4 gene encoding cell adhesion molecule 4 isoform X2, with amino-acid sequence MGRARRFQWPLLLLWAAAAGPGAGQEVQTENVTVAEGGVAEITCRLHQYDGSIVVIQNPARQTLFFNGTRALKDERFQLEEFSPRRVRIRLSDARLEDEGGYFCQLYTEDTHHQIATLTVLVAPENPVVEVREQAVEGGEVELSCLVPRSRPAAVLRWYRDRKELKGVSSGQENGKVWSVASTVRFRVDRKDDGGIVICEAQNQALPSGHSKQTQYVLDVQYSPTARIHASQAVVREGDTLVLTCAVTGNPRPNQIRWNRGNESLPERAEAVGETLTLPGLVSADNGTYTCEASNKHGHARALYVLVVYAN; translated from the exons aTGGGCCGGGCCCGGCGCTTCCAGTggccgctgctgctgctgtgggCGGCCGCGGCGGGGCCAG GGGCTGGACAGGAAGTACAGACAGAGAATGTGACCGTGGCTGAGGGAGGGGTGGCCGAGATAACCTGCCGGCTGCACCAGTACGATGGATCCATAGTTGTCATTCAGAACCCAGCCCGGCAGACCCTCTTCTTCAACGGCACCCGCG CCCTGAAGGATGAGCGTTTCCAGCTTGAGGAGTTCTCTCCGCGCCGCGTGCGGATCCGGCTCTCAGATGCCCGCCTGGAGGACGAGGGGGGCTATTTCTGCCAGCTCTACACGGAGGATACCCACCACCAGATTGCCACGCTTACTGTATTGG TGGCCCCAGAGAATCCCGTGGTGGAGGTCCGGGAGCAGGCGGTGGAGGGAGGCGAGGTGGAGCTCAGCTGCCTGGTTCCTCGGTCCCGCCCCGCCGCTGTCCTGCGCTGGTACCGGGACCGCAAGGAGCTGAAAG GAGTGAGCAGCGGCCAGGAAAATGGCAAAGTCTGGAGCGTGGCGAGCACAGTGCGGTTTCGTGTGGACCGCAAGGACGACGGCGGTATCGTCATCTGCGAGGCGCAGAACCAGGCGCTGCCCTCCGGACACAGCAAGCAGACGCAGTACGTGCTGGACGTGCAGT ACTCCCCCACGGCCCGGATCCATGCCTCCCAAGCTgtagtgagggagggagacacgctGGTGCTAACGTGTGCTGTAACAGGGAACCCCAG GCCAAACCAGATCCGCTGGAACCGCGGGAATGAGTCTTTGCCAGAGCGCGCCGAGGCGGTCGGGGAGACGCTTACGCTGCCTGGCTTGGTATCCGCAGATAATGGCACCTACACTTGCGAGGCGTCGAACAAGCACGGCCACGCGAGGGCGCTCTATGTACTCGTGGTCTACG CCAACTGA
- the CADM4 gene encoding cell adhesion molecule 4 isoform X1, giving the protein MGRARRFQWPLLLLWAAAAGPGAGQEVQTENVTVAEGGVAEITCRLHQYDGSIVVIQNPARQTLFFNGTRALKDERFQLEEFSPRRVRIRLSDARLEDEGGYFCQLYTEDTHHQIATLTVLVAPENPVVEVREQAVEGGEVELSCLVPRSRPAAVLRWYRDRKELKGVSSGQENGKVWSVASTVRFRVDRKDDGGIVICEAQNQALPSGHSKQTQYVLDVQYSPTARIHASQAVVREGDTLVLTCAVTGNPRPNQIRWNRGNESLPERAEAVGETLTLPGLVSADNGTYTCEASNKHGHARALYVLVVYDPGAVVEAQTSVPYAIVGGILALLVFLIICVLVGMVWCSVRQKGSYLTHEASGLDEQGEAREAFLNGSDGHKRKEEFFI; this is encoded by the exons aTGGGCCGGGCCCGGCGCTTCCAGTggccgctgctgctgctgtgggCGGCCGCGGCGGGGCCAG GGGCTGGACAGGAAGTACAGACAGAGAATGTGACCGTGGCTGAGGGAGGGGTGGCCGAGATAACCTGCCGGCTGCACCAGTACGATGGATCCATAGTTGTCATTCAGAACCCAGCCCGGCAGACCCTCTTCTTCAACGGCACCCGCG CCCTGAAGGATGAGCGTTTCCAGCTTGAGGAGTTCTCTCCGCGCCGCGTGCGGATCCGGCTCTCAGATGCCCGCCTGGAGGACGAGGGGGGCTATTTCTGCCAGCTCTACACGGAGGATACCCACCACCAGATTGCCACGCTTACTGTATTGG TGGCCCCAGAGAATCCCGTGGTGGAGGTCCGGGAGCAGGCGGTGGAGGGAGGCGAGGTGGAGCTCAGCTGCCTGGTTCCTCGGTCCCGCCCCGCCGCTGTCCTGCGCTGGTACCGGGACCGCAAGGAGCTGAAAG GAGTGAGCAGCGGCCAGGAAAATGGCAAAGTCTGGAGCGTGGCGAGCACAGTGCGGTTTCGTGTGGACCGCAAGGACGACGGCGGTATCGTCATCTGCGAGGCGCAGAACCAGGCGCTGCCCTCCGGACACAGCAAGCAGACGCAGTACGTGCTGGACGTGCAGT ACTCCCCCACGGCCCGGATCCATGCCTCCCAAGCTgtagtgagggagggagacacgctGGTGCTAACGTGTGCTGTAACAGGGAACCCCAG GCCAAACCAGATCCGCTGGAACCGCGGGAATGAGTCTTTGCCAGAGCGCGCCGAGGCGGTCGGGGAGACGCTTACGCTGCCTGGCTTGGTATCCGCAGATAATGGCACCTACACTTGCGAGGCGTCGAACAAGCACGGCCACGCGAGGGCGCTCTATGTACTCGTGGTCTACG ACCCGGGTGCGGTGGTAGAGGCTCAGACGTCGGTGCCCTACGCCATTGTGGGCGGCATCCTGGCGCTACTGGTGTTTCTGATCATATGTGTGCTGGTGGGCATGGTCTGGTGCTCTGTACGGCAGAAgg GCTCCTATCTGACCCACGAGGCCAGTGGCCTGGATGAGCAGGGAGAAGCAAGAGAAGCCTTTCTCAATGGCAGCGACGGAcacaagaggaaagaagaatTCTTCATCTGA
- the ZNF428 gene encoding zinc finger protein 428 produces the protein MTETREPAETGGYASLEEDDEDLSPGPEHSSDSEYTLSEPDSEEEEDEEEEEEEATDDPEYDPGYKVKQRLGGGRGGPSRRAPRAAQPPGPPAQPCQLCGRSPLGEAPPGTPPCRLCCPATAPQEAPAPEGRALGEEEEEPPRAGEGRPAGREEEEEDEEEEGTYHCTECEDSFDNLGELHGHFMLHARGEV, from the exons ATGACAGAGACCCGTGAGCCAGCTGAGACTGGGGGCTATGCCAGCTTGGAAGAAGACGATGAGGACCTCTCTCCAG GCCCTGAGCATTCCTCTGACTCTGAATACACTCTCTCAGAGCCAGACTccgaagaggaagaagatgaggaggaggaggaggaggaggccactGACGATCCTGAATATGACCCTGGCTACAAGGTGAAGCAACGCctgggggggggccgggggggcccGTCCCGCCGGGCCCCCCGTGCAGCCCAGCCCCCGggccccccagcccagccctgccagctCTGTGGCCGCTCACCCCTTGGGGAGgccccaccaggcaccccaccttgCCGGCTCTGCTGCCCTGCTACAGCCCCCCAGGAAGCTCCAGCCCCTGAAGGCAGGGCCCtcggggaggaagaggaggagccgCCTCGGGCTGGGGAGGGTCGAccagctgggagggaggaggaggaggaagatgaggaggaggagggcacctATCACTGTACGGAGTGTGAGGATTCCTTCGACAACCTCGGGGAGCTGCATGGGCACTTCATGCTGCATGCCCGGGGCGAGGTGTAG
- the SRRM5 gene encoding LOW QUALITY PROTEIN: serine/arginine repetitive matrix protein 5 (The sequence of the model RefSeq protein was modified relative to this genomic sequence to represent the inferred CDS: deleted 1 base in 1 codon), which yields MPTMTSCSWPVRGGQVVVHGYRSFMSTVTFRITSPFVTTMPSPPTRPSKPSTSPASTGPSMCPVPPKPPASLKTTKSAKPNSASVSTKPSTAPNSVTSPSSSRSPKWANTKTAASKQSSNKSRARNGTRTPSKASTDTRARKASTDTKARKASTDTRARKASTDTRARKASTDTRASKASTDTRASKASTDTRARKASTDTKASKVSGVRLHQQRGTHSRGRTPRRRGSRSSKRSPSRASTTSRMRTHGATPSVPNRMRTPTSQKKQSGGKSCSRPRNNNRERNKSQLRSVSREKSYSPPGASGMGKSSGLVITPSRAKSYSPTGTPFKERGSSQSPSTSRRVKSYSEMVTPGREWSYGPSEVSSRLKSYNQDTAPSRTQGHNRSSTPGRTQSQSQSSTPSRTRSESPSSTPSRTRSESGSRMPRRARSHSMVRSHSWKRSHSRARSRTRKGTPSQMRRHSQSRIHSKGGNYNQYRMPRRERSPSQETDHRRSRTLSQERSHSPSGTSHKERDHSRSRTSSSEREHSQTRTPRKERNRSQLRTPRNERDHSQFRTFRKERDCSQSREERDHSLSRTSSKRGHSQSRTPSKEKDHSRSRTPSKERDHSRSRTPNKKSNPSQSTTPKSLSQKDSTSRAHSPSQNRTPSKTRCPSPSRFLSGAPIPNQDDIQGNAAISKAASPGERSSSSSSKLA from the exons ATGCCCACTATGACTTCATGCAGCTGGCCTGTGAGAGGCGGTCAGGTGGTTGTCCACGGCTACCGGTCTTTCATGTCCACTGTGACTTTCAGGATCACAAGCCCTTTTGTAACTACCATGCCTTCTCCACCTACGAGACCCTCAAAGCCCAGCACGTCTCCAGCATCCACCGGACCCTCGATGTGCCCCGTGCCTCCCAAGCCTCCCGCCTCCTTGAAGACCACCAAATCGGCAAAGCCCAACAGTGCTTCAGTGTCCACCAAGCCATCAACAGCCCCTAACTCGGTCACAAGCCCAAGCAGTTCTAGGTCTCCCAAGTGGGCAAATACGAAGACAGCTGCTTCTAAACAGTCCAGCAACAAGTCCCGAGCCCGCAATGGGACAAGAACACCCAGCAAAGCCAGCACCGACACCAGGGCGAGGAAGGCCAGCACCGACACCAAGGCGAGGAAGGCCAGCACCGACACCAGGGCGAGGAAGGCCAGCACCGACACCAGGGCGAGGAAGGCCAGCACCGACACCAGGGCCAGCAAGGCCAGCACTGACACCAGGGCCAGCAAGGCCAGCACCGACACCAGGGCGAGGAAGGCCAGCACCGACACCAAGGCCAGCAAGGTCAGTGGGGTAAGACTCCACCAGCAGAGGGGCACACACAGCCGGGGCAGAACTCCCAGAAGAAGGGGAAGCCGCAGCTCCAAGAGGTCACCCAGCAGAGCCAGCACTACCAGCAGGATGAGAACTCATGGTGCCACCCCAAGTGTGCCCAACAGGATGAGAACTCCTACTTCCCAG AAAAAACAGAGTGGGGGCAAGAGTTGCAGCCGGCCTAGAAACAACAACCGAGAAAGAAATAAGAGCCAGCTTAGAAGTGTGAGCAGAGAGAAGAGTTACAGCCCACCAGGAGCCTCAGGCATGGGGAAGAGTTCTGGGCTGGTTATAACCCCAAGTAGGGCAAAGAGTTACAGCCCCACTGGAACTCCCTTCAAGGAGAGAGGTTCCAGCCAGTCTCCATCAACATCAAGGAGGGTAAAGAGTTATAGTGAGATGGTCACCCCTGGCAGGGAATGGAGTTACGGCCCAAGTGAAGTATCTAGCAGGCTCAAGAGTTACAACCAGGATACTGCACCCAGCAGGACCCAGGGTCACAACCGGTCTAGCACCCCCGGCAGGACCCAGAGTCAGAGCCAGTCTAGCACCCCCAGCAGGACCCGAAGTGAGAGCCCGTCTAGCACCCCCAGCAGGACCCGAAGCGAGAGCGGGTCCAGAATGCCCAGAAGGGCAAGAAGTCATAGTATGGTGAGAAGTCACAGTTGGAAGAGAAGTCACAGTAGAGCACGAAGTCGTACCCGGAAAGGAACTCCCAGTCAGATGAGAAGACACAGCCAATCTAGAATCCACAGCAAGGGGGGAAACTATAACCAATATAGAATGCCCAGAAGGGAAAGAAGCCCCAGCCAGGAGACAGATCACAGACGATCGAGAACACTCAGCCAGGAGAGAAGTCATAGCCCATCTGGAACCTCCCACAAAGAAAGAGATCACAGCCGATCTAGAACTTCCAGCAGTGAAAGAGAGCACAGCCAAACCAGAACccccagaaaagagagaaaccGCAGCCAACTCAGAACCCCTAGAAATGAGAGAGATCACAGCCAATTCAGAAccttcagaaaagaaagagattgcAGCCaatccagagaggagagagatcacAGCCTATCTAGAACCTCTAGCAAGAGAGGTCACAGCCAATCTAGAACCCCCAGCAAGGAGAAAGACCATAGCCGATCTAGAACCCCCAGCAAGGAAAGAGACCACAGCCGATCTAGAACCCCTAATAAGAAGAGCAATCCTAGCCAATCTACAACCCCCAAAAGTCTCAGCCAGAAGGATTCCACTAGCAGGGCACATAGTCCCAGTCAGAACAGAACACCTAGCAAGACAAGGTGCCCTTCCCCCTCCAGATTTCTCAGTGGAGCCCCAATTCCAAACCAGGATGATATTCAAGGTAACGCCGCCATCTCTAAGGCTGCCTCACCTGGAGAGAGGTCCTCATCGTCTTCTTCCAAGCTGGCATAG
- the ZNF576 gene encoding zinc finger protein 576: MEDPHPEETMEQQDSSKERSPRSPGGDVCHLGAPQCTRCLITFADSKFQERHMKREHPADFVAQKLQGALFICFTCARSFPSSKALIAHQRGHGPATRPSVPVAPAAAPPTFPCPDCGKTFGQAASLRRHRQAHETRTPPGPFACTECGQDFAQEAGLHQHYIRHARGEL, from the exons ATGGAGGACCCGCATCCTGAAGAGACCATGGAGCAGCAGGATTCGTCCAAGGAGAGGAGTCCCCGCAGTCCAGGAGGCGACGTGT GCCACCTGGGGGCCCCGCAGTGCACCCGCTGCCTCATCACCTTCGCCGATTCCAAGTTCCAGGAGCGTCACATGAAGCGGGAGCACCCAGCGGACTTCGTGGCCCAGAAGCTGCAGGGGGCTCTCTTCATCTGCTTCACCTGTGCCcgctccttcccctcctccaaggCCCTGATCGCCCATCAGCGTGGCCACGGTCCAGCCACCAGGCCCTCCGTGCCAGTTGCACCCGCCGCTGCCCCGCCTACCTTCCCCTGTCCTGACTGTGGCAAGACCTTTGGGCAGGCTGCTTCTCTGAGGCGGCACCGCCAGGCGCATGAGACCCGCACCCCTCCTGGCCCCTTCGCCTGCACTGAGTGTGGTCAGGACTTTGCCCAGGAGGCTGGGCTGCATCAACACTACATCCGGCATGCCCGGGGGGAGCTCTGA
- the IRGQ gene encoding immunity-related GTPase family Q protein, which yields MPPPRGDVTALFLGPPGSGKSALIAALCDRNVETIEIPEGRPYSGIPSLRAAGPGLFLGELSCPPAAPGPWAAEANVLVLVLPDPEGNGEPLAPALGEAARAALARGTPLLAVRNLRPGDSQNEDQARDQTAALLNSAGLGTAALFVLPADCGSRDDCKELERLRVALQSQAEVLQRLLPPAQDGFEVLGAAELEAVREAFETGGLEAALSWVRAGLERLGSARLDLAVAGTANVSLVLNTLLGLDPGDPDAEPVFMPAGPTPYPAPERPNVVLWNVPLGSAGIAAAPHPTHYDALILVTPGAPTEKDWAQVRPLVLPDAPLVCVRTDGEGEDPEYPEEEGKAEKPSSESLENAGGGELKNARGEGREKRGAGLQKGSGEGSEKAGSGEGSEKAGSESLPRVGGGAKKSGSGDSERAAALSPEDETWEVLEEAPPPVFPLRPGGLPGLCEWLRRALPPAQAGALLLALPPASPHGARMKAAALRAGAWRPALLASLAAAAAPIPGLGWACDVALLRGQLAEWRRALGLEPAALARRERALGLAPGELAELTRFPGPVTRAEVEARLGAWAGEGTAGGAALGALSFLWPAGGAAATGGLGYRAAHGVLLQALNEMQADAEAVLAPHVPAQ from the exons ATGCCACCGCCGCGGGGCGACGTGACCGCCTTGTTCCTGGGGCCTCCGGGCTCTGGAAAGTCCGCTCTGATTGCAGCGCTGTGCGACAGAAATGTGGAGACGATAGAGATCCCCGAGGGACGGCCGTACTCAGGGATCCCCAGCCTGCGAGCGGCGGGCCCCGGCCTCTTCCTGGGCGAGCTGAGCTGCCCACCCGCAGCGCCGGGGCCCTGGGCGGCGGAGGCCAATGTGCTGGTACTGGTCCTGCCCGACCCCGAGGGGAATGGGGAGCCCTTGGCCCCAGCGCTGGGAGAGGCGGCGCGGGCCGCCCTGGCCCGTGGGACCCCGCTGTTGGCTGTGCGGAACCTCCGTCCTGGGGATTCACAAAATGAAGACCAGGCCCGGGATCAGACAGCGGCCCTGCTGAACAGCGCGGGGCTGGGGACCGCGGCTCTCTTCGTGCTGCCGGCGGACTGCGGCAGCCGAGATGACTGTAAGGAATTGGAGCGCCTGCGGGTGGCGCTGCAGAGCCAGGCGGAGGTGTTGCAGAG GCTCCTGCCACCGGCTCAGGATGGCTTCGAGGTCCTGGGTGCAGCAGAGCTGGAGGCTGTGCGGGAGGCCTTTGAGACCGGTGGCCTGGAGGCGGCACTGTCGTGGGTTCGCGCTGGCCTAGAGCGGCTGGGCAGCGCGCGGCTGGACCTGGCCGTGGCCGGCACGGCTAATGTGAGCCTTGTGCTGAACACGCTCCTCGGGTTGGATCCCGGCGATCCAGATGCGGAGCCTGTTTTCATGCCCGCGGGGCCCACACCCTACCCGGCCCCGGAGCGTCCCAATGTGGTGCTCTGGAATGTGCCTCTGGGCTCCGCGGGCATTGCTGCCGCCCCCCATCCCACCCACTACGACGCCCTCATCCTCGTCACCCCGGGAGCGCCCACTGAGAAGGACTGGGCTCAGGTTCGGCCCTTGGTGCTGCCCGATGCACCGCTGGTCTGCGTGCGAACAGACGGCGAGGGCGAGGATCCAGAGTATCCCgaggaagagggaaaggcagagaagccCAGCAGCGAGAGCTTAGAGAACGCTGGCGGAGGGGAGTTGAAGAATGCACGCGGTGAGGGAAGGGAGAAACGTGGCGCTGGATTGCAGAAAGGTAGCGGGGAAGGTTCAGAGAAAGCAGGCAGCGGGGAAGGTTCAGAGAAAGCAGGCAGCGAGAGTTTGCCACGTGTTGGCGGCGGCGCGAAGAAATCGGGCAGTGGGGACTCAGAGCGTGCGGCCGCACTGAGTCCCGAGGATGAGACGTGGGAGGTGCTGGAGGAGGCACCGCCACCTGTGTTCCCCCTGCGGCCCGGCGGACTCCCCGGGCTCTGCGAGTGGCTGCGGCGCGCGCTGCCGCCCGCCCAGGCGGGGGCGCTGCTGCTGGCGCTGCCGCCCGCGTCTCCCCACGGGGCCCGGATGAAGGCCGCGGCGCTGCGGGCCGGGGCGTGGCGTCCGGCCCTGCTGGCTAgcctggcggcggcggcggcgcccatACCGGGGCTAGGCTGGGCGTGCGACGTGGCGCTTCTGCGGGGTCAGCTCGCGGAGTGGCGGCGGGcgctggggctcgaacccgcagcGCTGGCTCGACGCGAGCGCGCGCTAGGCCTGGCCCCTGGGGAGCTGGCGGAGCTGACGCGTTTCCCGGGCCCGGTGACGCGCGCCGAAGTGGAGGCGAGGCTGGGCGCGTGGGCCGGCGAGGGCACCGCCGGGGGCGCGGCGCTGGGCGCGCTCTCCTTCCTGTGGCCCGCGGGCGGGGCGGCGGCCACCGGCGGCCTGGGTTACCGCGCGGCGCACGGCGTCCTGCTGCAGGCCCTCAACGAGATGCAGGCCGATGCCGAGGCGGTGCTGGCACCCCATGTGCCCGCGCAGTGA